TAAGTTGCCAATTACAATCGAGTTTTTAGCATCTAACTTAAGGCAATATTGAAACCATTCTAGGACACTTTGACCCATTTGAATGCTAAGAAGGGCAGTCCACTGAGCGGTCTGACCTTTGAGTGGATTCCACCAGCGGGTTACACAGGCAACGTCAAATTCATGGCATCTGTGGTTCAATCTTCATTCGTTTATTGGGTGGGACGTGTCACCAAGGACGTTACTGTGGAAGCATAATTTGGttgcaataatttttcaaaattacttattacatttctttgatttcccatttgtttttgtttactgGACTATTTGAAGGCTAATGGAATCCTTGTGATAAATATTCATGATTTTTGTGCATGTTTCAACACATTCGTGTAGGAAAACAGTATTTTCGCAATAAAGTCAtttacaaaacataaaaactaagaggattttttatttcgaaatttcagtacattttgatttataagtGGATCACGTACAAATGTTcttttatatatgaaataaatgataaaaacatgttgcatttaatttaaatgataaaaatataattaaatttatacgCTGGTATAAATAACTTTCAAATAGTTGTTCGCGTATATGATTGTTTCACTATCATCAGGATTAAGATTGGGATAAGGTAAGATCTCACGGTACGGATTCTCCTCGCAATCATAGGCGTTATTTATTTCGATCTCAAACGCAGAGGCGATCTCATTAAGAAACGCAATATTCGAGTGGAACTGCATCTTTGTTAGAGAAGTAATACATATGGGAACGTTATAGATATAAAGTGTCTCTAGAACGCATGAATTCCAAGAATATGAATCTTTAAGATTGGGAAGATGTGGACAGTTTGGTACAAgtttttcaagtttttttaGTGCAGAAAAGTCTGGATTATAAATCATAATCAGCACAGGGTCCACCTTATGGCACTTGGCAAACTGGACAAAAGTCATCGAAAATGTGCGTTTGAAAACTTTACGCTTGCTACCCTGTTAAGCAATTGGAGTCGGTTAGTTTAAAGTTCAAATTTATCTTTAAATTCCTTTTGAATTACCTTCAAGTTAAATATGACCAGTTCTTCCTCCTGGGGTTTCAGTTCATGGCCAATGAAGGAAACAACCAGCTGGCAAATAGATTGATATTGAAGAAAGAAGAACTTCAGATGCATCTCCTGAAAGTAGTGTCGGTGTTCTTCAGTTGCACCCACCACATAAATGTGGAGCGTCTCATGCGGTGCAGCCACAAATGTAATAGTAGTGAGAGCCAAGCAAATGCTGCTGATGCCGCTGAAGGATGAGCATGCCGCGTATTTCTCATAGTCCTCTAAGCAGCTCCATGGCTGGCTGTTTATCTCCATTCTGGTGGCACGATAAAATGCTTCGACCAAACAACTCTGCTCTAAATCGCATGGCAGCTTAAAGTTGGCAATTATTAACTGGCTTTCGAGAAAGCGATATGGGGAATAATAAAGCGCCAAAGTGTCGCATGCTTCACGTGTGTGATAATCACGATCCTGGCGCCGATGCTCTGAGCAGCAGTATGCCACAGCCTCACAGCGACTGCAGGCAGTTAATGTGTCCAGACTATAGCATACCATGCAATAGCTGGGATAACCAATAAGTTGTCGCTCACGTGGTGTCAACTTGCGACCGAGTTTGAGACGCGTCGCCAGCATCAATTGTGCAACAGTCCGCTGCAGTTCCATGCGTCTATGGGGATGATCATTCAACAGCAATGGATGCGCAATGTTCAGtgatttttgcaattttgttaAAACTCCACAAACTTCGTGATGCTCGCGATCCTCAATAAGATGCTTTAAGCTACAATAACGTTGCAATTTGCATCCCCTGCATTCCACGTTAGCTGGTATCGTTTCATCTTTGGCAAGTTgctttgttttcaatttacatGCCTGATTGTATATGCAAACGTAGCATTGCATTGATGATGCATATGAAATATTGCGAGTGGAGATGACTGACATATTTAATgcgcaatttatttgcattaaaattcgGTTACTTCCTAGTGATGGGAGAGCATTTATGATACTATAAAAGTATCACTTCTTTTGTAGTGCGGAGCATGGAATTATACCGCATactgtatatcgatatattttgcaaagatttatttacttttgaataatttatagtTCCTTCTAAattcaaacatttatttaaagaaagttaatttaaagtttcttaagttaatttgttgctttatttttgattacaCCAATAGCATTTCATTGATAGATTCTGTTCTAGGATGCAAGTGCCTACACCAATGTCGAATCATTCAATTAGCTGTGTAGGCGTGccaaaattaacaatttcacTGAAGAATAggaacagaaaaaaattagttttccgatatatgaatttaatttattaattaactcCACATATTTACAATTCACAGTGTTCGATAAACATTGAGAAATTTAATCGTCTTGTCGTGTTTCTTTCAATAAAGCTATTTCGAAACAGatattttcaaagtttttgaGCTCAATTCAGTGTTGGTTTCGGCAAGCTGGAGCACTTACaggaaattaattttaatatacatatgtaactCGAAAATACTTcacaaatattaaaagcatACCTCAGTTAAACTTCGAAGCTTAAGCTTACCACTAATCTATTTACAATATGGATAGCGGTTACTGGCAAAATATAGCAGAGTTCGGAATTTCGATTTTAACCTTAGCGCACTTATGCGatgtgtataaatattaattagtgtaaatacaaaaaaaatgtatagtaACTGCAGTTTTAtcacttttaaatatacatttgaaCGTCAAaagaattttcattaattttatgactaagtaaaaattattttaaagaaagttgttttattttataacaaataCATGACACTATCGATAATTTGCATACTGCCGTGTTATCGATCGAAACGACATTGCGTCGAAAGCGGCACAACGGTGCTTCATTTACCAATAAGTGGTGCTTGAGGCAACAATAAGCATGGAAGATAAGGTTGTGAAACTGGGATTTGTAGCTCCGGAAGGAAACCCTCCACTGACTGAGGAACAGTCAGAGTTGATAAAGGAATCGATTCGGAAGACTATTATTATCTCCAACAACGGACCGCATGCACACTTCAAAGGAATAAACTGGTTGGATTTTTGGTTGATGGTTCAATGCGCCAATCACAATGCAGCCGAATGGATTCGACTTCACTTTAAATCTATCAAGATGAATTGTGATTTTGATATCAAGCTAGTAGAAGAAGATCATTTTCCACCGACACAAAAAATGCGTATTAACATCGATCGTTTCCAACATTTGACTAATGAGTCGATTCAGCGTTTGATAAAAGCCCAGAACAATTTGTGCACCGAGAAATGGAATTTTGGAAATAGATCAAAAATCCATTGTAGTCAATATAGTTTTATACATTATCTTAATGCTTTAGTCGATGAAAAGTCTTATGAGACTTTAAAGGAACGCGATTTTAAAGTAATTCTCGAGTTTTCAAGTACCAAAATGGAATATATGggaaatcaaatataaaattcaaacatTTGGCAAATGTGGGGAATCTCCTGAAATGattcttattgttattgttgtaatgTTAAtataaggcaaaaaaaaaaaccaagaaacatgaaaatttaatattgtcaaaataaaatgaaaaactaaaaatactaataaaaagtttcgtatttcacaattttcggCTTCTTTCAAATTgataatcaatttattttgttttaatatttggtTCTGAAGTGGTTTCCTGATGTGGTCAAATCCAAACTTGTCCTGagcagcagaagagcaatagagtcgctgaatgcatctgcggtcgtgcgtatctattggatcccaaaCCACCAGgccatcgatggcaacgagatcgtAGACACTCTCGCCGAAGAGGGGGTAGGGCTCGACGTCAGTAACATAGGCAACGTTCCtatatccctgcgaactctaggccGAGAAATTGAagtgcgctctagacttcagtgggatGCGAGTTGGCGCAATACCAAttcgtgcaaaactgcaaggctgatgtgcGCTTCAATTAACCAatttcgtcatgcagctttcaacgAAAGACTGCAGGTTAATGCTAGGCATTTGAACTGGTCACTGTCTGTCGGCTGTCCATGCTGCAAAGTTGGGTATCACGAACAGTGAccagtgcaggaaatgcaacgagccgggagttaaggaaacacttgagcatctgCTCCGGCTTTAATACCTcaattcgccgtgccacaacgatcttcgtgacgtttcacggctaccacctaggatgctgctggcttttgccaaaaatgcatccatactgtgCGACTTCTGAGACAAAGATACGCTTCATCGATATTTTTCCAGGCGGCCAGGTTGCTCCgaaaaatatatcgatagcAACGCAACTGTGAAACAGctgttatattaatattttgcaaGCGCCCACAATGTTTATACAATTTCAGtgaattatattaaatgcttaaatataCAGAAGCTACATAAAATATGTTGCGAAATTTGATACGCAGTTTTGAGAGCGCTCTCAAACTGCATCTCTACTCAAAAGCGCCTACAACATCATCCGTACTAGCAACGAGACCACGTCGCGCGCTGTTTACACAATTCGAAGAACATGCGAATAATTCGGTTTCGAATAAGCTGTCACTGTCATCTGCACGGATTAGCAGTCACGCCACATCCCTGGGACACGAGACGGACAACGACTATGTGCCATATCGAGCGAACCTGGAAACCGGCAGTCGTATAAGCGTTTTAATTGATGCGTTACGCGAACGCTTCCGTCTCACAGAAGACGAAGTACAGCGTATTGTGAGTGATGAACAAGTGCAACGCTTCTATCGCAATCGATGCCTTGTTCAAACACTGGATACCCTGATACTGGAGGGCATTACCAAACATAGCTTTGTGGAGTATCCCTGGCTCTTAGCATTAGACCAGAGTAAGTTGAAACGAGGAATTTGAGAGCGAGATGCTCTATTATAGATAGCCATTTTTAGAGAATACAGCATTCAAGAAATTTGCTATTTGTCGTCGCTATCTTCAGACCTCTTCAGaatgttatataaatatatatatgtatgcgtTGACATTTAACTAAAGTAcctataaatttaatttgttatagaACGCTTGGGGTTCAAACTGGATGTAattaaaacaatgaaaatggACGACATTAATCACTTTGTGCCATTTCTGCGGCTAACGGTCCCACGCCTTCGTAAACTGGTAACCGCCTTAAATGCCGAAACTGGCGACTATTCCCAGAAGAATCGCGTCTACTACATAAGCGATAAGTTAGGCGTACGTCCAGAGATTGTCACCAAGTATTTGTGCAAACGTTTGTTCATATTGGAAATGCCATATGACATGTTTGAGAAGAACCTGCAGCATATGATTCACTACAATGTGTCGCCcattaatatactgaaggaTCTGTGGGCCTTTCGCTATACACCCAAATCTGTTGAGCTGCGTCTGGAACGCGCCAAGCGTGCAAAAAAGGACAAAATTATGCCCTGGATGGTTCGTTGCCCAGAGCCCATTTTGCAACGGTATGATCCAATTTTATATCCAGTAGCAATTATACTATATTGTAGGTACTTTGTACAGGTCTTTGAAACTTTCGCTGGATGAGCTGCAGGTGTTGGGTAAATTCTCCTCAGTTGTAGAATATCTGGCGCATCGACTGGAGTTCAATGTAAACGAAGCCAAAGCCATTATGGACAGACATCCGCAAGTGCACACAGTTCGTGTTACAAAGGTAAAATGGGCTAATCAATTTCTCCATATTATAATTAAGCcttattgtatattaattagatCAAGGAGGTGCTGGATTATTTGCTAAATGAGGCGAAATTCACCCGCTTTGAAATTGCTCAAGTGCCGCGTATTTTATGTCACAGTCTAAAGACAACAAAGGAGCGCCTCAACGAATTGGCATCGTTCGGCTGTCGACCTTCCTCCTTGGTTATAGTGTGTCGTAGTAGGcgtgaatataataaattccTAGAACAATGGACCAGCCACTCAAAGCATACAAATGCAGAGTAAACTAATATTTATCAATGACTGATTCCTTTCCTTGTGTAAAGCGTTGTTAAGATCATGTTGAGCAAGTTTTTGCTAGTaggaataataaatgaaagtttgttaataaaaaatctaaatttccacgaataaatttaatattgactgcaacatttaaatactttgcttattttgt
This DNA window, taken from Drosophila nasuta strain 15112-1781.00 chromosome 2L, ASM2355853v1, whole genome shotgun sequence, encodes the following:
- the LOC132798533 gene encoding uncharacterized protein LOC132798533, with product MQINCALNMSVISTRNISYASSMQCYVCIYNQACKLKTKQLAKDETIPANVECRGCKLQRYCSLKHLIEDREHHEVCGVLTKLQKSLNIAHPLLLNDHPHRRMELQRTVAQLMLATRLKLGRKLTPRERQLIGYPSYCMVCYSLDTLTACSRCEAVAYCCSEHRRQDRDYHTREACDTLALYYSPYRFLESQLIIANFKLPCDLEQSCLVEAFYRATRMEINSQPWSCLEDYEKYAACSSFSGISSICLALTTITFVAAPHETLHIYVVGATEEHRHYFQEMHLKFFFLQYQSICQLVVSFIGHELKPQEEELVIFNLKGSKRKVFKRTFSMTFVQFAKCHKVDPVLIMIYNPDFSALKKLEKLVPNCPHLPNLKDSYSWNSCVLETLYIYNVPICITSLTKMQFHSNIAFLNEIASAFEIEINNAYDCEENPYREILPYPNLNPDDSETIIYANNYLKVIYTSV
- the LOC132786187 gene encoding transcription termination factor, mitochondrial; amino-acid sequence: MLRNLIRSFESALKLHLYSKAPTTSSVLATRPRRALFTQFEEHANNSVSNKLSLSSARISSHATSLGHETDNDYVPYRANLETGSRISVLIDALRERFRLTEDEVQRIVSDEQVQRFYRNRCLVQTLDTLILEGITKHSFVEYPWLLALDQKRLGFKLDVIKTMKMDDINHFVPFLRLTVPRLRKLVTALNAETGDYSQKNRVYYISDKLGVRPEIVTKYLCKRLFILEMPYDMFEKNLQHMIHYNVSPINILKDLWAFRYTPKSVELRLERAKRAKKDKIMPWMVRCPEPILQRSLKLSLDELQVLGKFSSVVEYLAHRLEFNVNEAKAIMDRHPQVHTVRVTKIKEVLDYLLNEAKFTRFEIAQVPRILCHSLKTTKERLNELASFGCRPSSLVIVCRSRREYNKFLEQWTSHSKHTNAE